One window from the genome of Mucilaginibacter ginsenosidivorans encodes:
- a CDS encoding PRTRC system protein C — translation MLVTSRLQRIFLFKDKEQDIRLADPSGSYSPEAVLNFYAQTYPILTTAKIEGPEILNDEITYRFISTIGTKG, via the coding sequence ATGTTAGTAACTAGCAGACTACAACGGATATTCCTCTTTAAGGATAAAGAACAGGACATAAGGCTTGCCGACCCTTCGGGCAGCTACAGCCCGGAGGCGGTACTCAATTTCTACGCACAGACCTACCCGATACTGACGACCGCAAAAATTGAAGGGCCTGAAATATTAAATGATGAAATCACTTATCGTTTTATTTCCACCATCGGCACAAAAGGTTAA